The window AATCTGGCTTCTTTTTTCTAATTCTGTCTATGGTGAGGTTAGTAGCAATTCGATACAACCAAGTTGAAAACTTTCTATTCGTATCGTATGTGTGAATGTTCATATACGCACGTATAAACGCTTCTTGTGCTATATCCTCTGCCTCATGAGCGTTCCCTACCATTCTGTAACTAAGTTGATAAATCTTATCTTTAAATAAATCGACGATTTCGCCGAAAGCATCTTGATCGCCTTTTTTTATTTGCTTTATTCTCTTTTTAATTATCTCTTCCATACCTTACCTCCGCTGTTGGCGGTCCTCTATAATACGAACCAAGCCTAAAAAGGTTTCATTCTCCCTAAAATTTATTTTAACAAATAATCCCTAATATTGTTTAAAAAAGGTTTATAAAAATTTGAACACGGGTAAATAAGGGTAAATAGTACTAGTAATTAACTATAAGAGGTGATGACATGCCACATACATTATGCCAATTAAAAGATGCAATAGAAAAAAAACGTACCGAGATGATAAACTTATCAGCCAGTCACCACTTACAATCACAAGAAGTTATCGAAGCAAGCACAACACTCGATACACTTATTAACCAATACATAAACTTAAAACATAAACGAAAATCAGCAACGTATTAATTACGTTGCTGATTTTCCTATTGTAGACAAAGTTAGATATACTATCATTTCAGACTGAATTTTGTATTTCTATAATAATTTCTCACCGAAAAGAGAACCCATTAATGCAACAGCTACGGAAGCTGTTTTATTTTTTTCATCTAATATCGGATTAACTTCTACAAATTCAGCTGAAGTTACAACATCTGCTTCTGCTAACATTTCCATTGCCAAATGACTTTCGCGATATGATATTCCTCCAATAACCGGTGTTCCAACCCCTGGTGCATCGTGAGGATCTAATCCATCTAAATCTAAAGAAAGGTGTACGCCATCTGTACGCTCTCTTAAATAACTAATAGCATCCTCCATTACTGCTGTCATGCCCATTCTATCAATTTCATGCATGGTATACACTTTTATACCTATTTCTTTTATTAATTGTTTTTCACCCTCATCCAACGATCTTGCACCGATTATAACAATATTTTCAGGCATGATTTTCGGCTCATAACCTCCAATTTTCGTTAAGGTTGAATCTCCAAGTCCTAAACTAACAGCTAAGGGCATTCCGTGTATGTTACCTGAAGGAGAAGTTTCAGCTGTGTTCAAATCTCCATGTGCATCATACCAAATGACGCCTAGGTTTTTGTAGTGTTTAGCTACTCCAGCAATAGAACCAATCGCAATACTATGATCTCCACCAAATATTAATGGAAATCTCCCCTTTTTTAT is drawn from Bacillus alkalisoli and contains these coding sequences:
- a CDS encoding aspartyl-phosphate phosphatase Spo0E family protein, with the translated sequence MPHTLCQLKDAIEKKRTEMINLSASHHLQSQEVIEASTTLDTLINQYINLKHKRKSATY
- the rocF gene encoding arginase; the encoded protein is MKKEISIIGVPMDLGQTRRGVDMGPSAIRYAGIVEKLENLHLHIEDLGDIEIGSAERTSNRESNLKNLKAVAEASERLASTVDQEIKKGRFPLIFGGDHSIAIGSIAGVAKHYKNLGVIWYDAHGDLNTAETSPSGNIHGMPLAVSLGLGDSTLTKIGGYEPKIMPENIVIIGARSLDEGEKQLIKEIGIKVYTMHEIDRMGMTAVMEDAISYLRERTDGVHLSLDLDGLDPHDAPGVGTPVIGGISYRESHLAMEMLAEADVVTSAEFVEVNPILDEKNKTASVAVALMGSLFGEKLL